Proteins from a genomic interval of Vicinamibacteria bacterium:
- a CDS encoding TldD/PmbA family protein, translating to MDYQALAEALLRQAQGAGADAADLLIAEGTEFSVTVRKGQVETLKEAGSKALGLRVFVGKRTASSYTSDFSPPALSTLVRETVAMAKVTGEDPAAGLPEETVPASTIELGLYDPAPSALPTPERIERARRAEAAAFAASPEITNSQGATYASGEGSVVLANTLGFRGGYRSSSVSLSVVPQAQRDGQMERDYWYTAGRGLSDLETPEHVGEVAAERTRRRLGARKVPTCEVPVVFDPETAAEILGTLFSALSGYSVFRNATFLKDKIGETVASPLLTLVDDGRRLRGLGSRPFDGEGLPTRRNVPLERGVLKHYLCDSYSARKIGARSTGSARRGIGGGPSVGASNLYFEAGVTPPEEILGGVEKGLYVTDLIGFGVDLVSGDYSQGAVGHWIEKGRLVHPVHEVTIAGNLKTMLKDVDAVGSDLEFRGASAAPTLRIRKMTISGS from the coding sequence ATGGACTACCAAGCGCTCGCCGAGGCGCTTCTGCGGCAGGCCCAGGGCGCGGGGGCAGATGCCGCGGACCTCCTGATCGCGGAGGGGACCGAGTTCTCCGTCACCGTGCGCAAGGGCCAGGTGGAGACGCTCAAGGAGGCGGGGAGCAAGGCCCTCGGCCTCCGCGTGTTCGTGGGAAAGCGGACCGCATCTTCCTATACCTCGGACTTCTCGCCCCCCGCCCTCTCTACCCTGGTCCGGGAAACGGTGGCCATGGCCAAGGTCACGGGAGAGGACCCCGCGGCCGGCCTGCCCGAGGAGACCGTCCCCGCGTCCACTATCGAGCTGGGCCTCTACGACCCCGCCCCCTCTGCCCTGCCGACGCCGGAGCGGATCGAGCGGGCCCGGCGGGCGGAGGCCGCCGCCTTTGCCGCCTCTCCGGAGATCACGAACTCCCAGGGCGCCACCTACGCTTCCGGGGAGGGGAGCGTGGTGCTCGCCAACACCCTGGGGTTCCGGGGCGGCTACCGGAGCTCGTCGGTCTCCCTCTCCGTCGTGCCCCAAGCCCAACGCGACGGGCAGATGGAGCGCGACTACTGGTACACCGCGGGGCGGGGGCTCTCCGATCTGGAGACCCCCGAGCACGTGGGCGAGGTGGCGGCGGAGCGGACGCGGCGCCGGCTGGGGGCCCGCAAGGTGCCCACCTGCGAGGTCCCGGTGGTCTTCGACCCCGAGACCGCGGCCGAGATCCTGGGCACCCTCTTCAGCGCCCTCTCCGGCTACTCCGTCTTCCGCAACGCCACCTTCCTGAAAGACAAGATCGGGGAGACGGTGGCCTCGCCCCTCCTCACCCTCGTCGACGACGGCCGGCGCCTGCGCGGCCTGGGCTCCCGGCCTTTCGACGGGGAAGGGTTGCCCACCCGCCGGAACGTCCCCCTCGAGAGGGGGGTCCTCAAGCACTACCTCTGCGACTCCTATTCGGCGCGGAAGATCGGGGCCCGCTCGACCGGCTCCGCGCGCCGCGGGATCGGGGGCGGACCCTCGGTGGGGGCCAGCAACCTCTATTTCGAGGCGGGGGTGACGCCCCCGGAGGAGATCCTCGGGGGTGTCGAGAAGGGCCTGTACGTGACCGACCTCATCGGCTTCGGCGTGGACCTCGTGTCCGGCGACTACTCCCAGGGAGCGGTCGGCCACTGGATCGAGAAGGGGCGGCTCGTGCATCCCGTGCACGAGGTCACGATCGCGGGAAACCTGAAGACGATGCTCAAGGACGTGGACGCGGTGGGAAGCGACCTCGAGTTCCGGGGCGCGAGCGCCGCCCCCACCCTCCGCATCCGGAAGATGACCATCAGCGGCAGCTAA
- a CDS encoding MFS transporter — MTLTPLLGTLRQGFSRTFWIANVLELFERFAYYGSKAVLAVYVAETVGLGPEAAGWLVGSFFNTLLYFLPILAGTVVDRYGFRKSLCFCFAIFCVGYFLIGLGGLPAGQPIVQALGARTYMLLALLITAIGGSLIKPSIVGTVARTTTGETRSLGYSIYYTLVNVGGAVGPFLAVPVRQNLGIAYVLVMSSATSFLLLLATLLFYREPTQPAETRPPTSLAKVLSDMLTVFLNLRFMAFLVIFSGFWVMFWQVFYSLPFYVRDVLKFERFELIETVDAWTIILITVAATALAKRLKPIAAMTLGFALASASWFCMIATPPAWAQVAAAPVLLVMNLVLRFLALLGLPVAPVELTPTIAPAAFGLMVFALGEGIQAPRYYEYVANLAPKNQVGTYMGFAFLPIAIGTFFAGALGGKLVAYYIQGPGSANPHQMWVVVGVVGIVSTLLMLLYDRVLAPRPTEA; from the coding sequence TTGACCCTCACCCCCCTTCTGGGCACCCTTCGCCAGGGCTTCAGCCGCACCTTCTGGATCGCGAACGTCCTCGAGCTCTTCGAGCGCTTCGCCTACTACGGGAGCAAGGCGGTCCTGGCCGTTTACGTGGCGGAGACGGTCGGCCTGGGACCGGAAGCGGCGGGCTGGCTGGTAGGAAGCTTCTTCAACACCCTCCTCTACTTCCTGCCCATCCTGGCGGGGACGGTCGTGGATCGCTACGGCTTTCGGAAGAGCCTGTGTTTCTGCTTCGCGATCTTCTGCGTGGGCTATTTCCTGATCGGGCTCGGCGGCCTCCCCGCCGGGCAGCCCATCGTGCAGGCCCTGGGAGCCCGGACCTACATGCTCCTGGCCCTCCTGATCACCGCCATCGGGGGCTCCCTCATCAAGCCCTCGATCGTGGGGACGGTGGCCCGGACCACCACCGGCGAGACCCGCTCCCTCGGCTACTCGATCTACTACACGCTCGTGAACGTGGGGGGGGCGGTGGGCCCCTTCCTGGCCGTGCCCGTGCGCCAGAACCTCGGCATCGCCTACGTGCTCGTGATGTCCTCGGCCACGAGCTTTCTGCTCCTCCTCGCGACCCTCCTCTTCTACCGGGAGCCAACCCAGCCCGCGGAGACCCGGCCCCCGACCTCGCTGGCCAAGGTGCTCTCGGACATGCTCACCGTCTTCCTGAACCTCCGCTTCATGGCCTTCCTCGTCATCTTCTCGGGGTTCTGGGTGATGTTCTGGCAGGTCTTCTACTCGCTGCCCTTCTACGTCCGCGACGTCCTGAAGTTCGAGCGCTTCGAGCTCATCGAAACCGTGGACGCCTGGACTATCATCCTGATCACGGTGGCCGCCACCGCGCTCGCCAAGCGGCTCAAGCCCATCGCGGCCATGACCCTGGGTTTCGCCCTCGCCAGCGCCTCCTGGTTCTGCATGATCGCGACCCCTCCCGCCTGGGCCCAGGTCGCGGCCGCGCCCGTCCTGCTCGTGATGAACCTCGTCCTGCGGTTCCTGGCCCTTCTCGGCCTGCCCGTGGCGCCCGTGGAGCTCACCCCCACCATCGCCCCCGCCGCTTTCGGGCTCATGGTCTTCGCCCTGGGGGAGGGCATCCAGGCCCCGCGCTACTACGAGTACGTGGCCAACCTCGCCCCCAAGAACCAGGTCGGGACCTACATGGGCTTCGCCTTCCTGCCCATCGCCATCGGGACGTTCTTTGCGGGAGCGCTCGGGGGCAAGCTGGTGGCCTACTACATCCAGGGACCCGGCTCCGCCAACCCGCACCAGATGTGGGTGGTGGTGGGTGTGGTCGGAATCGTGTCCACTCTGCTCATGCTCCTCTACGACCGCGTGCTCGCCCCGCGACCGACGGAGGCCTGA
- a CDS encoding DUF4342 domain-containing protein: protein MAEKTLWESVKVEGEELLERVKDLVREGNVRRIVIQHQGRSVAEFPLTVGVVGALAAPALAAIGALAAVLTECTIQIERTEGKAPEKPAAAAPRRPRAKKTRR, encoded by the coding sequence ATGGCGGAGAAGACCCTCTGGGAGTCCGTGAAGGTCGAGGGCGAAGAGTTGCTCGAGAGGGTCAAGGACCTCGTCCGCGAGGGGAACGTCCGCCGGATCGTGATCCAGCACCAGGGCCGGAGCGTCGCCGAGTTCCCCCTCACGGTGGGGGTGGTGGGCGCCCTCGCGGCACCGGCCCTGGCCGCGATCGGCGCTCTGGCCGCGGTCCTCACCGAGTGCACGATCCAGATCGAGCGGACGGAGGGGAAGGCTCCAGAAAAGCCGGCGGCGGCAGCGCCGCGGCGCCCCCGCGCCAAGAAGACCCGCCGATGA
- the tldD gene encoding metalloprotease TldD, with protein sequence MSLDDRARVPADVPVLEMERLLSLALERGGDFADLYFEHERTSSLLLEEGIIRTASAGVTCGLGVRVVAGERTGYAYTDDLSWPAMARAAETAAHIASGPRSLPPEAVSPAPVSRRYGESSIGGLALAERIALVERADRAARAHDPRVDKVIVSLGEETRGVRIANSAGILAEDVQPLFSIRVSVIAAEKGVRREGSAGGGGRLGPEFFAERPPEYFAREAARMAIVLLGAREAPAGAMPVVLAPGWPGILLHEAVGHGLEGDFNRKGTSAFSGRIGQRVAAEGVTVIDDGSLPNRRGSLNIDDEGNVPGRTVLIENGVLRGYLQDRLNSGLMKMPATGNGRRQGYGSIPIPRMTNTFMLAGQDDPEEIIRSVPRGLYAKHFGGGQVDITSGKFVFSATEAYLIEDGRIGSPVVGATLIGNGPDILTKVTRIGHDLKLDEGVGVCSKAGQTVPVGVGLPTILVSEITVGGTRT encoded by the coding sequence ATGAGCCTCGATGACCGCGCCCGGGTCCCCGCCGACGTCCCGGTCTTGGAAATGGAGCGGCTCTTGTCCCTGGCCCTTGAGCGGGGGGGGGATTTCGCCGACCTATACTTCGAGCACGAACGCACTTCGTCGCTCCTCCTGGAGGAGGGGATCATCCGTACCGCCTCCGCGGGGGTGACCTGCGGCCTAGGGGTGCGGGTGGTGGCGGGGGAACGCACCGGCTACGCCTACACCGACGACCTGTCTTGGCCGGCCATGGCCCGGGCCGCGGAGACGGCGGCCCACATCGCCTCCGGCCCACGATCCCTGCCTCCGGAGGCCGTTTCCCCCGCCCCCGTCAGCCGCCGCTACGGCGAGTCCTCGATCGGGGGGCTCGCCCTCGCGGAGCGCATCGCTCTGGTGGAGCGCGCGGACCGGGCGGCGCGGGCCCATGACCCGCGGGTCGACAAGGTCATCGTCTCCCTGGGCGAGGAGACCCGGGGCGTCCGCATCGCCAACTCCGCGGGCATCCTGGCCGAGGACGTGCAGCCCCTGTTCTCCATCCGCGTCTCCGTGATCGCGGCCGAGAAGGGGGTGCGGCGCGAGGGCAGCGCGGGGGGGGGCGGGCGGCTGGGGCCAGAGTTCTTCGCGGAGAGGCCGCCGGAGTACTTCGCGCGGGAGGCCGCCCGCATGGCCATCGTCCTCCTGGGGGCCAGGGAGGCCCCCGCGGGGGCGATGCCGGTGGTGCTCGCTCCCGGCTGGCCGGGGATCCTCCTCCACGAGGCGGTGGGCCACGGCCTGGAGGGCGACTTCAACCGCAAGGGCACCTCCGCCTTCTCCGGGCGCATCGGCCAGCGGGTGGCGGCGGAGGGGGTGACCGTGATCGACGACGGCTCCCTGCCCAATCGCCGGGGCAGCCTCAACATCGATGACGAGGGGAACGTGCCCGGGCGGACGGTGCTGATCGAGAACGGGGTCCTGCGCGGGTATCTGCAGGACCGCTTGAACAGCGGCCTCATGAAGATGCCCGCCACCGGCAACGGCCGGCGCCAGGGCTACGGATCCATCCCCATCCCGCGCATGACCAACACCTTCATGCTCGCGGGTCAGGACGATCCCGAGGAGATCATCCGCTCCGTCCCCCGGGGCCTCTACGCAAAGCACTTCGGCGGCGGCCAGGTGGACATCACGAGCGGCAAGTTCGTCTTCTCCGCCACCGAGGCCTATCTGATCGAGGACGGGAGGATCGGCTCTCCCGTGGTGGGGGCCACCCTCATCGGCAACGGGCCCGACATCCTGACCAAGGTCACCCGCATCGGCCACGACCTTAAGCTAGACGAGGGGGTGGGGGTCTGTTCCAAGGCCGGGCAGACGGTGCCGGTGGGGGTGGGGCTGCCCACCATCCTGGTCTCCGAGATCACGGTGGGGGGCACGCGGACGTAG
- a CDS encoding efflux RND transporter periplasmic adaptor subunit yields MASKRTRILAAAGMVLVLGGVVGFSVARDNRSKVPVQTQKVERRDLVSIVSASGEVRPKRYVNIGANPSGRIIQLTVKEGDMVKKGQVLARIESTRFEAETRQSEAAVLSARADLDRALADVDVAQLAFDRTKKMFADKLVSDQVMDQALADLKMKTANAESLRKRIAQLQAQLDSIRDDLDKTTVICPMDGMVTSLPKEEGEVVIGAQSFSPTVIMTVADLSVMESEIMVDETDIRNVKLGQSAEVRVDALEGIKIKGEVTEIGASAIPRGSTTATSQGAAGVSTGNQAKDFKVTVTLKDPPSSLRPGLNATADITTARKERVLAVPIQSVVVRELNKEGKIADPAEPPAEGGNAAVLVTKPQKGEEKDGVFVVTKDGKVAFRPVKTGIIGDTDIEIVGGVTEGEEIVSGSYKTLRTLKDQARVKVEVPKKS; encoded by the coding sequence ATGGCATCGAAACGGACGCGGATCCTTGCCGCCGCCGGGATGGTCCTGGTCCTGGGCGGGGTCGTGGGATTCAGCGTGGCCCGGGACAACCGCAGCAAGGTCCCGGTCCAGACCCAGAAGGTCGAGCGGCGTGACCTCGTCTCCATCGTTTCCGCTTCCGGCGAGGTCAGGCCGAAGCGCTACGTCAACATCGGGGCCAACCCCTCCGGCCGCATCATCCAACTCACGGTCAAGGAAGGGGACATGGTCAAGAAGGGCCAGGTCCTGGCCCGGATCGAGTCCACGCGCTTCGAGGCGGAGACCCGCCAGTCGGAGGCGGCGGTGCTCTCCGCGCGCGCGGACCTGGATCGGGCCCTGGCCGACGTGGACGTGGCCCAGCTGGCCTTCGACCGGACGAAGAAAATGTTCGCGGACAAGCTGGTCTCCGATCAGGTCATGGACCAGGCCCTGGCCGATCTGAAGATGAAGACCGCCAACGCGGAGTCCCTGAGGAAGAGGATCGCCCAGCTCCAGGCCCAGCTCGACTCCATCCGCGACGACCTCGACAAGACGACCGTCATCTGCCCCATGGACGGCATGGTCACGAGCCTCCCTAAGGAGGAGGGGGAAGTGGTGATCGGGGCCCAGAGCTTCAGCCCCACCGTGATCATGACCGTGGCCGACCTCTCGGTCATGGAGAGCGAGATCATGGTGGACGAGACCGACATCCGGAACGTGAAGCTGGGGCAGTCCGCGGAGGTCCGGGTGGATGCGCTAGAGGGGATCAAGATCAAAGGCGAGGTCACGGAGATCGGAGCCTCCGCCATTCCCCGGGGCTCCACCACCGCCACCTCCCAGGGCGCGGCCGGGGTGAGCACCGGGAACCAGGCCAAGGACTTCAAGGTCACGGTCACCCTGAAAGACCCCCCCTCGAGCCTGCGGCCGGGGTTGAACGCCACCGCCGACATCACCACCGCCCGCAAGGAGCGGGTGCTGGCCGTCCCCATCCAGTCGGTGGTGGTGCGGGAGCTGAACAAGGAAGGCAAGATCGCGGACCCCGCGGAGCCGCCCGCGGAGGGGGGCAATGCTGCCGTCCTCGTGACCAAGCCGCAAAAAGGGGAGGAGAAGGACGGGGTGTTCGTGGTCACCAAGGACGGGAAGGTCGCCTTCCGACCGGTCAAGACCGGCATCATCGGGGACACGGACATCGAGATCGTGGGGGGGGTGACGGAGGGGGAGGAGATCGTGTCCGGATCCTACAAGACCCTGCGCACCCTCAAGGATCAGGCTCGGGTCAAGGTCGAGGTCCCGAAGAAGTCATGA
- a CDS encoding ABC transporter ATP-binding protein — MSAEPIALSDSGSLIRAEDLWRTYAMGAEEIHALRGVSFTIQKGEYVAVMGPSGSGKSTLMNLIGCLDTPSRGSYVLRGKVVSEMNDDELAAVRNREIGFVFQTFNLLPRATALHNVELPLVYAGVPKEERIVLARRALEMVDLGDRVTHKPNELSGGQRQRVAIARALVMTPSILLADEPTGNLDTVTGDEIMRLFDKLHGDGNTIILVTHEKDIADHARRTIHIRDGRIESDVRNAGG, encoded by the coding sequence ATGAGCGCGGAGCCGATCGCCTTGTCCGACAGCGGCTCCCTCATCCGGGCCGAGGACCTCTGGCGCACCTACGCGATGGGGGCGGAGGAGATCCATGCCCTGCGCGGAGTGAGCTTCACCATCCAGAAGGGCGAGTACGTGGCGGTGATGGGGCCCTCGGGCTCGGGCAAGTCCACCCTCATGAACCTCATCGGCTGCCTGGACACCCCTTCCCGGGGAAGCTACGTCCTTCGCGGCAAGGTGGTGTCCGAGATGAACGACGACGAGCTGGCCGCGGTCCGGAACCGCGAGATCGGCTTCGTCTTCCAGACCTTCAACCTGCTCCCTCGGGCCACCGCCCTCCACAACGTGGAGCTGCCCCTGGTCTACGCGGGCGTGCCCAAGGAGGAGCGGATCGTTCTGGCCCGCCGCGCCCTGGAGATGGTGGACTTGGGCGACCGCGTGACCCACAAGCCCAACGAGCTCTCGGGGGGCCAGCGGCAGCGGGTGGCCATCGCCCGCGCCCTGGTCATGACGCCCTCGATCCTGCTCGCGGACGAGCCCACGGGCAACCTGGACACCGTCACCGGGGACGAGATCATGCGCCTCTTCGACAAGCTCCACGGGGACGGGAACACCATCATCCTGGTCACCCACGAGAAGGACATAGCGGACCACGCCCGCCGGACCATCCACATCCGCGACGGCCGCATCGAGAGCGACGTTCGAAACGCGGGGGGGTGA
- a CDS encoding ABC transporter permease encodes MPFTEAITIALSSLRANKLRSFLTVLGILIGVSSVIAVVAITDGLDRYISDKVLELGSKSFSVQKMPDVITSRDQWREMMKRKDLTLEDYQVVKKGCMACSEVGAMVGMTSNAKWGRTLQDNVRIIGITENFPRIGSVRDIVVGRPLIPDDIEQVRPVAVIGSDLVEAFFGEMEPLGKEILLNGRPVKVVGVAEKKGTIFGQSQDNFAWIPISTFRKFYGSRRSVEIQAEAWSMSDFETAQDQARVAMRVRRHLDYDKADDFSVETGQSVMDLWESATRGIYVVTIVVTAISLLVGGIVVMNIMLVSVTERIREIGVRKALGARRRDILRQFLVESVILSAFGGALGVLGATLASKGLALVLGSIMSADFSAPVRLWAVLLALFVSSVVGLVAGIYPASRAAALDPVEALRNE; translated from the coding sequence ATGCCCTTCACCGAGGCCATCACCATCGCCCTGTCGTCCCTGCGCGCGAACAAGCTCCGCTCCTTCCTCACCGTCCTCGGCATCCTCATCGGGGTCTCCTCCGTGATCGCGGTGGTGGCCATCACGGACGGACTGGATCGCTACATCTCGGACAAGGTCCTGGAGCTGGGGAGCAAGAGCTTCAGCGTCCAGAAGATGCCCGACGTCATCACCAGCCGTGACCAATGGCGGGAGATGATGAAGCGGAAGGACTTGACCCTGGAGGACTACCAGGTCGTCAAGAAGGGGTGTATGGCCTGCTCCGAAGTGGGGGCCATGGTGGGCATGACCAGCAACGCCAAGTGGGGCCGTACGCTCCAGGACAACGTCCGCATCATCGGCATCACCGAGAACTTCCCCCGCATCGGCAGCGTCCGCGACATCGTTGTGGGGCGTCCACTGATCCCGGATGACATCGAGCAGGTCCGGCCGGTGGCGGTGATCGGCAGCGACCTCGTGGAAGCATTCTTCGGAGAGATGGAACCCCTGGGCAAGGAGATCCTGCTGAACGGCCGCCCCGTGAAGGTGGTGGGGGTGGCGGAGAAGAAAGGGACCATCTTCGGGCAGAGCCAGGACAACTTCGCCTGGATCCCCATCAGCACTTTCCGCAAGTTCTACGGATCCCGCCGCTCCGTCGAGATCCAGGCGGAAGCGTGGTCCATGTCTGACTTCGAGACGGCCCAGGACCAGGCGCGGGTGGCCATGCGGGTGCGCCGACACCTGGACTACGACAAGGCCGACGATTTCAGCGTGGAGACAGGTCAGAGCGTCATGGATCTCTGGGAGAGCGCCACCCGCGGGATCTACGTGGTGACCATCGTGGTCACCGCCATCAGCCTCCTCGTGGGCGGCATCGTGGTCATGAACATCATGCTCGTGTCGGTGACGGAGCGGATCCGGGAGATCGGGGTGAGAAAGGCCCTGGGCGCCCGGCGGCGGGACATCCTCCGGCAGTTCCTGGTCGAGTCGGTGATCCTCTCCGCCTTCGGGGGAGCCCTGGGCGTGCTGGGAGCCACCCTGGCCTCCAAGGGCCTGGCCCTGGTGCTCGGCAGCATCATGTCCGCGGATTTCTCCGCCCCCGTCCGCCTCTGGGCGGTGCTCCTCGCCCTTTTCGTCTCCAGCGTCGTGGGTCTGGTGGCGGGGATCTATCCGGCAAGCCGGGCCGCGGCCCTCGACCCCGTGGAAGCCCTGAGGAACGAATGA
- a CDS encoding ABC transporter permease has product MSSDPTLRRRLIARFPMVFALGEAVGLGLQAIRAYKMRAFLTILGVVMGIMTVTGMSAIVAGLNASMAKQIEGFGSGVIFIRPWGPGENVSADERRRRKGLSDAEVHAVTEHCVTCQGIAPMEILNFDVIKYGNYKLQAANLLGTTPEFATVHDVFVEKGRFLSPSDLSRGARVVVIGYDVAEALFPYVDPLDKEVLIDGLRFKVIGVVEKKGRFLGLNRDNDMLLPLGSTGKRDKNFNFLVADVKAVSASQMDNAIEEVREILRRQRKLKFLAKDTFRLFTQDTLTDLYKQFTGGIYVVMIAISSIGLLVGGVGVMNIMLVSVTERTREIGVRKALGATRRDIRWQFLTEAMTLTGAGGVLGILIGGLVAWLIDTFSPFPAVVQTTWVVIAFLTSVVVGLTFGLWPAAKAARLDPIEALRYE; this is encoded by the coding sequence ATGAGTTCCGACCCCACCCTCCGGCGAAGGCTCATCGCGCGGTTCCCGATGGTTTTCGCGCTCGGAGAGGCGGTGGGCCTCGGCCTCCAGGCCATCCGCGCCTACAAGATGCGGGCCTTCCTCACTATCCTGGGCGTGGTCATGGGAATCATGACCGTCACCGGCATGAGCGCGATCGTGGCCGGCCTCAACGCCTCCATGGCCAAGCAGATCGAGGGCTTCGGCTCGGGCGTAATCTTCATTCGTCCCTGGGGGCCGGGGGAGAACGTGTCCGCCGACGAGAGGCGGCGCCGCAAGGGCCTCTCCGACGCTGAGGTCCACGCCGTCACCGAGCACTGCGTTACCTGTCAGGGCATCGCGCCCATGGAGATCCTGAACTTCGACGTCATCAAGTACGGGAACTACAAGCTCCAAGCCGCCAATCTCCTCGGGACCACTCCGGAGTTTGCCACCGTTCACGATGTGTTCGTGGAGAAGGGACGCTTCCTTTCTCCCTCCGACCTGAGCCGGGGGGCCCGGGTGGTGGTCATCGGCTACGACGTGGCGGAGGCGCTCTTCCCTTACGTCGATCCCCTGGACAAGGAGGTCTTGATCGACGGCCTGCGCTTCAAGGTCATTGGGGTGGTCGAGAAGAAGGGACGCTTCCTGGGCCTGAACCGGGACAACGACATGCTGCTGCCCTTAGGCTCCACCGGGAAGCGGGACAAGAACTTCAATTTCCTAGTCGCGGACGTGAAAGCGGTCTCCGCCAGCCAGATGGACAACGCGATCGAGGAGGTGCGGGAGATCCTGCGGCGTCAGCGCAAGCTCAAGTTCCTGGCCAAGGACACCTTCCGTCTCTTCACCCAGGACACGCTCACCGACCTCTACAAACAGTTCACGGGCGGGATCTACGTCGTGATGATCGCCATCTCTTCCATCGGCCTTCTGGTGGGGGGGGTGGGGGTCATGAACATCATGCTTGTCTCCGTGACCGAGCGGACGCGCGAGATCGGCGTGCGCAAGGCCCTGGGCGCCACGAGGCGCGACATCCGCTGGCAGTTCCTGACCGAGGCCATGACCCTCACGGGAGCGGGCGGTGTCCTTGGCATCCTCATCGGAGGTCTCGTGGCCTGGCTGATCGACACTTTTTCCCCCTTCCCCGCCGTCGTGCAGACCACGTGGGTGGTGATCGCGTTTCTGACCTCGGTGGTGGTGGGCCTGACCTTCGGCCTGTGGCCCGCGGCCAAGGCGGCCCGCCTGGATCCCATCGAGGCTCTCCGCTACGAGTGA
- a CDS encoding YIP1 family protein, with product MPEGTPPESAAEPGFVENLAQVYFSPGEAFLAITRRPRFWLPLIAYLALMAAFTAVWLHQMEPAQFLRNQLEESGKWERIPPESRDTALAMPIKLFPVIAWVGTLLGGPLTIVVMAAVLLFVFRVIYTGEVTFAQSMAVVSYSFLATHLLTTPLILLVMGLKGDWNLNPQEALQANPTLLLERAALAKPLYALVGSLDLISFWQMGLLAVGFAVASRCSVKKAVWGVVVPWALLVLGKVVLAAF from the coding sequence ATGCCCGAGGGGACACCCCCCGAGAGCGCGGCCGAGCCCGGCTTCGTCGAGAACCTAGCCCAGGTCTATTTTTCCCCCGGAGAGGCCTTCCTCGCCATCACCCGACGGCCCCGCTTCTGGCTGCCCTTAATCGCCTACCTGGCCCTCATGGCGGCCTTCACCGCCGTCTGGCTCCACCAGATGGAGCCGGCCCAGTTCCTGAGGAACCAGCTCGAGGAGTCGGGGAAGTGGGAGCGCATCCCGCCGGAGAGCCGCGACACCGCGCTGGCCATGCCAATCAAGCTATTCCCTGTCATCGCGTGGGTGGGCACCCTCCTGGGCGGGCCGCTGACGATCGTGGTCATGGCTGCCGTCCTACTCTTTGTCTTCCGCGTGATCTACACGGGCGAGGTCACATTCGCGCAGTCCATGGCGGTGGTGAGCTATAGCTTCCTGGCCACCCACCTCCTGACCACACCTCTCATCCTCTTAGTGATGGGCTTGAAGGGGGACTGGAACCTGAACCCCCAGGAGGCTCTCCAAGCCAACCCCACGCTCCTGCTCGAGCGGGCCGCGCTGGCGAAGCCGCTTTACGCTCTCGTGGGCAGCCTAGACCTCATCTCCTTCTGGCAGATGGGTCTCCTGGCGGTGGGCTTCGCCGTGGCCTCGCGGTGCAGCGTCAAGAAGGCCGTGTGGGGGGTGGTTGTGCCCTGGGCCCTCCTCGTCCTGGGCAAGGTCGTCCTGGCCGCCTTCTAG